The sequence ATACAGGGGATAAATCCGCAAAGCTCGATTAAAATAAAATCGAATGATATTGTTATTTTTTTTAAGAGAGTGGTAAATACCGTATCCGCTCATAACAAAAAAGAAGGTGAGCATTCCAAAGCTCCAGCCCTTTACCGTAACGAATTTCCCAATGTAATGAAGAAAGATCACATTGAACAGTGCGATCCCCTTCAGCCAGTTTGTCTTGTCCCTGTCCATTTCTCTCTCCTGTATTTATTTCTTGATCTTTTATAAAATAAGCGTTAATAACAACTTTTCCCCCTGACACTCACCGTCACCCCCCCCTCTCACCCCACCAGGCCGAAGCGTCTCAGTATCTCTTTTGTGTCTTCGTGGAGCTCGTCCAAAACATCGTCGAGCCCGTCGAGCCGATCCACCCAGATCGCCTCCCCCACGTCGCTTGCCGGCCTCAACTTCCCGCCGGTGACGAATCCCCTCTTGACCACATAGACCACGTGGA comes from Candidatus Zymogenus saltonus and encodes:
- a CDS encoding acyltransferase family protein; the protein is MDRDKTNWLKGIALFNVIFLHYIGKFVTVKGWSFGMLTFFFVMSGYGIYHSLKKNNNIIRFYFNRALRIYPLYWIALAIYSLIKGKIFSFGVIFAVPFFIVAPMHLWFIT